The genomic interval TTGGGATGATGAAATAACTGTACAGAATAAAGTGATTAAGCAATCGATTGAAAGGATAAACATATGGAACAATTTACAGAAATATTTATTAATTTTATTAACGCATGGGGTTATATAGCAGTTGCTGCTTTAATGGGACTTGAAAATGCTTGTGTTCCAATTCCAAGTGAACTCATTCTGGGGTTTGCCGGGTATCTGATATTTATAGGACAGATGGATTTTACAGGAGCACTTGTTGCTGGTATGGTTGGCGGAATGGCGGGATCAATTTTTGCTTATTCTGTGGGTCATTATGGTGGGCATTCCTTTGTTATCAGGTATGGTAAGTTTTTATTAGTGAAAAAATCTCATGTCGATGTTGCGCAACGGTGGTTTGATAAATATGGGATAAAAGCAGTATTTTTCAGTCGTATGCTGCCGATCGTACGCACCTTTATTTCTCTGCCAGCAGGTTTCGCGCATGTGGATTTAAAGAAATTTATCTTTTATACCTTTCTTGGATCGCTGCCTTGGACAATATTAATGCTAGGTGCAGGTGTGATGCTAGGTGAGAGCTGGCGATTTCTAACACAGATTGGACATGAACTCAGCATTGTGTTTCTTGGAGTAGTTGCCGTAGTTCTTCTTATTCTGTATATGCGACATAGGCGACGCCGGAAAGAACACGAGGAGGGGGATTTATAGAAAATTTATTTCTTTATTATAGATATTAATACCTAATTGCCTTAAATTGCTTTACTGCTTATCTAAAATATGGTATAAATATACCATATTTTAGATAAGCTAGGAGGATAGGTATGGATACATTGAAGCAAATTATTTTGCTCATTATTATTGTCGCAGTGGTGATGTTTATTTTTAGCTTATATGTTCGTTTGTTAGGAAAAATTTCACAAAAAGCGATTAAATCAAGAATTGCTAAAGGTAAGGTTACTGATGAGCAATTGATTAAATTCTATAATATTGCAGAGAAGAAGCGGAATAACAATAAGTGGATGGCAATTCTCTTTTTTGGGATTTTTTATAAATCTTATGCACAACTTCAGGAAGGTACATATCAGCTGTACAGAGAAGAAATGCAAAATAGAGGTCTTTTAGATAAAGCGAGCTAGTAGGTTATTTCTGTATAAATTATTTACACTGCTAAACTTAGTGTGAATGTGATCGCAATTGGGCTGTTATGAGCAAAGAAATTCATAACAGCCCAATTTTTATGAGCAAATATTATTTCAAAAATTTTTACATAAACAAAAAGGAGGTATCTGTTTTGCGAGATACTTCCTTTTGGTATAAAAATTTAAATTTGAATTAAGTCATATTTTCTTGATCCCATGCCGAGTGATTCCATGTATGCAAGCTGGTGTAATCCTTCGCGTGATTCAATACGTTCTACGAGATCATGGCGTTGATCTTTGGGTAGCTTGTAAACGAGGTCAATAGAAGCCTGATCTATTGCAAGAATATCTGTTGAGGCTAGAATTCCGATGTCATTACAAGTTGGCGGTGCACCATGCGCATCGCAATCACAGTCAACAGACATATTTTTTAGTACGTTAATATAGGTAATATGTTGGCCAAAATGATCTGTTATAGCAAAGCCAGATTCAACCATACGCTCCAGAAATTCTTTGCCAATGGGCCAACCATCACCATGAATGACATGTTTTCCTTCTTTGGAAGCGACTCCGATGCCAATGTTTTTGAGTGAGCCGCCGAATCCTCCCATAGCATGTCCTTTGAAATGTGTATAAACGAGCATAGAATCATAGTTTAACAGATGACTGCCAACAGGGACTTCTGTAATATGTTTCTCAGGATTTTCTATGAGTCCTTTGCTGATACGTTCTTTTATTACTGGAACTGATAACATGATATCTTTTTCAGCATCCATAATATCTACTGGACAGAAAGTGAATCCATTCGTATTGATAACTTTGCGGTGCGTTTCGGTCACTTGACGTGGGCTTGAATAGAGTACGTTACATTCTACAATGGTGCTATTGGGAATTGTCGCCTGCAGACCTTTAATAAGATCGATCGGTAAAAGATTTGGTCCATGTGGTTCACCTGTATGAAGTTTAATTGCTACATTTCCTGTGATCCCTTGGTTAATATGCGAGTAGATGCTAATTAAACCTTTAGCACTCATGTCGTTTGTAAAGAAAACTTTTGCATTGCCAGAATTGCCTCTATTTCCATTCAGATTATCATTCCCCATAGTTTGATTCAGCTTATCAGCTGAACAACCAGTAGTAAAGGCGGTCATACTGATGACGGCACCGCTTGCGAGTCGAATAAAGTTACGACGTGTTAAAGCGTTGTTAATCCAATCCATGAAAATTTCTCCTTTTATTTAATTTTGAGAAGTATTTATTCAACTTTAAGTTTAACACTTTGAGTTAAGTCAAGGTCAATAGGTTTTGCATAATTTTCCTAAATTAAATGTTTTATGGTAAAATATGAGGCAGTTAACTAAAGATAGTACATAATGTTTCAAAAAAGTATTGACTTAGAGTTAACTCTAAGTGATAGCCTCTATAGTGAGACATAAATTATTGCTTTTGTTTAAGGGTGATTTTATGAGAAAATTATTGGGCATGGTAACTGCATTATTGTTAATAGGGATGGTCTACTTTTTAATATGTTTCGTTTGTATTGGGGTTCATAATAGTGTATCTAGAGAAGATTATGCCCGCATGGCACAAGAAATTGTTGACCAGGGCACAAATACAGAGGTGAAACAGTGTCAAAGTCAGAATATTAAGCAGTAAGAGAAAGAAAGGATTAAATTTATGACAATATGTGCAAAAGGATAGTCTACTTTGGTGGAATAAAAATAGGTTTGTTCAATTAGTGTGCAATAGGAGGAAGGAAGAATGACAATTTCAGAAGTGAGTGAAAAATATGGTATGACGCAAGATACCTTGCGTTATTATGAACGGGTGGGGCTTATTCCGCCTGTTCCGCGTAGATCAAGTGGTATTCGAGATTATGACGAGCACAGTTGTGGTTGGGTGGAATTTGTTCGTTGTATGCGAAGCGCAGGTTTGCCTGTTGAAGTTTTGATTGAATATGTGAGGCTTTCACAAAAAGGTGATGAAACAAAAGAAGCTAGAAAACAACTTTTAATAGAGGAACGGCGACGCCTTGATGAACGTATTTTAGAAATGAAAGCAATAAGAGAAAGACTGGATTTTAAAATTGCACGCTATGAGAATCTTAATGAAGTTACGGAAAGATTATAAAATGAAAGTTGATCCTTTTATAAAGAAAAACGAGTAGCTGCGTGAATAAGAAAGTTGCTTTAAAAATAGAGTACTAAAATAATAAAAGTAGTAGATTAAAAATTCGTCTGGAGAGTGTTTTCCGGGCGAATTTTTGTTATACAGTTTTGCTTAAATGAATATAGATAAATGCAGAAGGAGTTTATCCAAGAGGTATAAGGAGTTTATTTTGAATGAAAATGTATGGACAGAGATTATAAATTATTTTGGAAGTAATACCATTTCATATCTGGTATTAGTCAAGGGGCATATAAGTATCAGCTTTCTGGCACTGATGATTGCGAGTATCGTTGGAGTTTTTTGTGGGTATATTTGCGATAAATATCGAAAGTGCGAAAAAATAATGATTCCTATCTTTCAAGTACTGCGAATTATACCGAGTTTGGCTATTCTTGTAATGCTATTGCCTGTTTTGGGCGTAGGTTTTAAATCTGCAATGTGTGCGTTGGTATTACTGGCAGTACCACCAATTCTCATGAATACCGTTGCTGGATTACGAGAAGTTCCTGATTTCATACTGGAAACGGCTTACGGAATGGGCATGACAAAGTGGCAGGTATTGTTCAAAGTTCGTTTTCCTTTGGCCATGCCGCTCCTTTTAACAGGAATTAAGACGGCGATGGTTGAGATTATAGCAAGTGCTACACTGGCATCGAAAATTGGAGCCGGTGGGTTGGGAGATATTATCTTTACTGGGTTAGGTCTATTTAAAATAGAGCTGCTTTTGATCGGGGGAGTTTCTGTTGCGGTGTTATCGATTGCAGCAGGCACAGTACTGGATATGATCGATAAATTATGGGGCAAGTATAAGTATGCAGGGAGGTAGGGAGTGCATTGAAATCAAAACTATTGTTGTTTGCAGTAGGATTGGCTGTACTACTTTTGTCTATAACGGCATGTGGAATGAATCATAGTGCAAACGAAGCGCGTGAGATAAATACAATCCGTATAGGTTCGAAAGATTTCACGGAAAATTTGGTAGTAGGAGAATTGTATGCTTTGGCATTGGAGAATGCTGGATATAAAGTTAAACGAGTTCAAAATATTGCAGGTTCGATCATTCACACCTCGTTAATTCATAATGAAATAGATCTATACCCGGAATATACAGGAACAGGGTTGTTATCTGTACTGAAATTAAATTTAAAGACAGATCCGGAAGTAGTTTATCAGACGGTCAAAGAAGAATATCAAAAGCAGTTTAATCTCATATGGTTACAATATGCAAAAGCAAATGACGGGCAAGGTTTGGTGATTCGGACAGAGGTTGCTAGAAAGTTTGGCATTGTGACGATCTCGGATTTACAGAAGTATGCGAAAGAAATTAGGTTTGCCTCACAGGGGGAGTTTGACCAAAGGGAAGATGGAATGCCTGCGCTGGAAAAAGTATATGGTACGTTTCAATGGAAGTCTTCGAAAATATATGACAATGGACTAAAGTATCAGGTTCTTGAAAATGCGGAAGCCGATGTTGGACCTGCATATACGACAGAAGGACAATTGGTCAATAGTGATAAATTCCAGTTATTGGAGGATGATAAGCATGTATGGCCGCCATATAATTTAGCTCCAGTGGTTCGTGATAATGTAATTAAAGAGCATCCTGATATTGCAGAGATTTTAAATAAGGTAAACAGTCGATTGGACACAAAGACGGTTACTGCACTAAATGCAAAGGTGGATGTTGATAAGAAAGAATTTGAAAAGGTAGCAAGAGAGTTTTATGATTCGATAAAATAGATAACTGAAAAGAGGATCATATGATTGAAACGGCAATAGAATTTAAAAGTGTAGTTAAAAAATTTAATAATGCTGGTTATAATGCGGTAGATCATGTAAGTTTATCGATACAAGAAGGTGAATTTGTTACGATTTTAGGGTCATCCGGATGTGGAAAGACGACACTTTTGAAGATGATTAACCGCTTATATGAACCAAATGAAGGAGAAATTCAGCTATATGGTGAAGATGTTGCGACTGTAAATGTGATTGATCTTAGACGGCATATCGGGTATGTGATACAGCAAGTCGGCTTATTTCCCCATATGACAATCGCCGAGAATATTGCCACTGTACCAAAACTTCTCAAATGGGATAAAGAGAAAATAGAGAATAGAGTTAGAGAGCTGTTATCACTTGTGGAACTAAAACCGGATATATTTATGCAGCGATATCCAGTGCAGTTATCAGGAGGACAGCAGCAAAGGGTCGGACTTGCTAGAGCGATGGCTGCAGATCCTAAAATTATGTTGTTAGATGAACCTTTTGGTGCGGTCGATGCAATTACCCGTATAAATCTACAAAATGAACTTTTACGTATTCATGAGAAATTACATAATACATTTGTGCTGGTTACGCATGATATTCATGAGGCATTTGCATTGGGGGATCGTACGGTGATTATGCACGAAGGAAAAATACGTCAGATTGACACACCTGAAAATATTAAGCGAGATCCAGCGGATGATTTTGTATCATCACTTATTGATTCGTCAAAAAGACGGTAATGTTTTGTGAGGTGATGCTAGTGTTGGTGTATTTGTTAAATTATCCGGATAAATTAGGAATGGCTATATTGGAACACTTAGAAATCGTTATAATTACAACGATGATTTCGTTGCCTTTAGCTGCTTTTCTTACAGTAGTTGCTTTACATTCAAAGTTTGTAGAAAAAATATTTATACATTTATTTTCGGTTATCTATTCCATACCAAGTCTGGCTTTTTTTGCGATATTGATACCGCTGACGGGGTTAGGAAAGATAACAGCGATTATCGTTATGGTTATGTACAGCCAGTATATATTATTGCGTAATTTTGTTTCAGGATTGCATGAAGTAGATCCCTCTGTAATTGAAGCTGCAAGAGGAATGGGAATGACAGATCGTCAGATTTTGCTTAAGATACAGGTTCCCCTAGCACGAAATGCTTTATTTACAGGAATACGTTTATCGATTATTTCAACAATAGGTATAGCGACGATTGCTGCATTTATAAATGCGGGCGGGTTAGGAAATATTTTATTTGATGGTCTTCGGAGTTTTAATATTAATAAAATTATGTGGGGAAGTATATTATCAGCAGCGTTAGCGATTGGGATGAATTTGTTTCTGAGCAAAGTTGAAAAATTATGTTGCCGAAAAATGATTTGGCATAAAGTTTGTAAGAAAAATGGGGAACCTGTTCTCGGAGCCGATAAATAAAAGAATCAAACAATAATTTGAATTTCGTATAGAGAATATTTCCATTTTATCTTTGTATTATGATAAAATTAAAAGTTGTCAATCGTAGTTTGATTTATTGTTTTATGCACGATACAGCAGAAAGGAGGAAAATAATTTATGATAAGTGATAAATATTTAGGCTGTTTACGGAGGGTTTTTCCTTTGTAACAGATGGAGGAAATATGATAAAACAAAGTTTGCTTATTGGAGATATACCTGCACTTCTTTGGGGTGAAAAAAGTGAAAAAGTAATGATCGCCGTACATGGAAATATGTCAAGTAAGTCAGATATCCCAATTGTTATTCTCGCTGAAGAGGCTGTTGCATTAGGCTATCAGGTGCTTAGTTTCGATTTGCCGCAGCATGGTGATAGAAAAAATGAAGCTACACCGTGCAAAGTTCAAAATTGTGTGCTAGAGCTATATAATATAGGAAAGTTTGCTGCGCAGTATGCAAAGGAAATCCATTTGTTTGCTTGTAGCATGGGAGCGTACTTTAGTCTGCTTGCGTATAAAGATTTTTCTGTACAGCAAAGTTTATTTTTGTCACCAGTAGTTGATATGTATCGTATCCTTCGTGATATGATGAAATGGTTACAAATAAGTGAGGAGAAATTAAGAGCTGAACAAGAAATTCCTACACCTATGGGACAAACTTTATACTGGGATTACTATTGTTATGTTAAAACAAATCCAATTGTTAACTGGGAGAGCCCTACGACAATTCTTTACGGAAGTGAAGATAAGCTTTGTAATTTTGATGAGATATCTTCTTTTGTAAATAGATTTCACTGTTCATTAGAAGTAATGGAAAATGGTGAGCATTATTTTTATACACCGAAACAATTAGGGGTTTTTCGACAATGGTTGAAAAAATATCTAGTAAATTAATAGAATTATATTTTGTAACTTATTGCTGGTGATGATATTAAGATGATGTAAAATTTAAATTGATCATTTTCTATCGCAAAATTTTACGGGAGAAATGAATGAACAGTCTATGATTGATAGGCTGTTTTTTTCTGCTCATTAACAGAAAATAAAATGCAAAATCAAAAATTTCTATTGAAAAGATAAGTTTTATTATGAGATTTCCTACAGATGTGAAGTTAATTTAGCCATAACTTTTAATAACGTTATCATAATTATAAAATATATATAATCTACTAGTAATTTTATTTTGTTTATTGTATAATGACAAATAGGCATTATTATCATGACTGTAAGTTATTAATAAAGAATATTCTGATTCTTTAATGCCGTGTGAGTACAGCCAAGTTATGACTGTCTAAAAACTTGCAAAAGCCATGATTTTTAGTCTGCTGCACCAATAAGGCTGTTTTTCTCAAATTTATAGTTATTTATTTGAAATTAGGGAGGAACAACTATGAAAAAACCACTTTATAAAATTCTTTATGTTCAAGTGTTGTTTGCGATTGCGATTGGTATTTTGCTCGGTCATTTTTATCCCTCAATCGCAGTCGCGATGAAACCCTTTGGGGATGGGTTTATTAAGTTAATAAAAATGATTATTGCGCCAATTATATTTTGTACTGTTGTTTTAGGTATTGCCGGAATGGATGACATGAAAAAAGTCGGTCGTGTTGGCGGAAAAACGATGTTATACTTTGAAATTGTTTCTACGGTAGCTTTATTTATTGGATTGGTAGTTGTAAATGTAGTCAAACCCGGTGCCGGAATGAATGTAGATGCTAGCACTCTGGATTCTGCATCTATTTCTGCATATGCAACTAAAGCGCAATCGCAATCTACAGTTGATTTCATGATGAATATCATTCCCAACAGCGTAGTAGATGCTTTTGCAAAAGGCGATATTCTGCAAGTCTTACTATTTTCAGTTATTTTTGGTTGTGCATTATCATATCTTGGGGAACGAGCAAAACCAACCGTTGCGATGATTGAAAATATTTCTTTAGCTTTATTCCGTGTGGTTTCTATTATTATGAAAGTTGCTCCGATTGGTGCATTTGGTGCAATTGCTTTTACGATTGGAAAATACGGTTTAGCATCTCTTTTACCTTTGGCAAAACTTATGGGTAGTTTTTATCTAACGTGTTTCTTATTTATTTTCCTTGTTCTTGGTGGGATTGCCCGATTTACAGGCTTTAGCATTGTTAAATTTATTAATTATATTAAAGAGGAGCTTCTCATTGTACTTGGAACATCTTCGTCTGAAACCGTTTTGCCTCGCATGATGCATAAATTAGAAAAATTGGGTTGTTCAAAATCAGTGGTCGGTTTAGTTATTCCAACTGGATATTCTTTTAACTTAGATGGAACATCAATTTATTTGACGATGGCTGCTGTCTTTGTGGCGCAAGCGACGAATACAGATCTGACTTTGGTTGAACAACTTACAATGCTGGCTGTTTTAATGGTAACATCGAAAGGTGCAGCTGCAGTAACTGGTGGTGGATTTATCACATTAGCAGCAACTTTATCGGTTATTCCGACCGTTCCGGTTGCTGGCCTTGCGCTAATTTTGGGGATTGATCGTTTTATGTCGGAAGCAAGAGCGCTTACGAATTTGATTGGGAATGGTGTTGCCGCTGTCGTAATTTCTAGAACAGAGAAAGAACTTGATACAGAGCAGCTTCATAGGGCGCTAGATAGTGATGAACCTCTAGAGATTAATGAAGATTTGGCTTAAGTTTAATACTAAAGTGTTAGAATGTCGTAGAGGTTTTTTCATTAAATAAAGTGCTCTTTGCAACTGCAGGAGACAAACCACAGGTCGTTTCGCTAGATATAGTGATGAACCTGTGGTTTTTTAGTGTGAAAGAAGTTTTAATAAATTTGTTATAATTTTAATGAAGTTTCATTTGCAAAGACAATTAAAAAGATATACTATATAACTTGATTAAATAATACTTTGGCTATATAAATGCCCTAAAGGCTGTTTATTGATAGAGAGATTCATGGAAGATATGTTGGTTGGTGCAAGAAGTTAGAGTTCCGTATATTATATTAGGACAGACAGTGAATAAAGTGTACCTCATCTATAGCAGAGATATATTTAGAGAAATATAATAAGAAAGGAGATCGGTTATGAGAAGAAAAGCGTTAGAAGAATCTTATATTCCTTTTCAATGTATGATAATTCGTAACATGAACCGATTTAATATAGAAGGAGTAACAACGGCGCAATATACTATATTGGAAATCTTGGATAAGCAAGGAATGAAAACGACGAAAGAGCTAACTGAAATTCGTGGTATTTCTCAGGCTGGAATGTCCAAGTTAACGAAAAGACTTTTGGATAAAAAGTATATTTTTCAGCAAAGAAGAGAAAATGATCGTCGAATTTATGATATTACAATTACGCAAAGTGGTAAGGAGTTTCTGAAAAATGCTGAGCAATTTAGAAACAAAACAATGGATGTAATTGAACATGCATTATCCGAGGATGAACTGAGCTGTTTTATTAAACTATGTAAGAAAATTACAGGCACTCATAAAAATGAATAAGTAAGTTTTGATCGAGAAATTGGGAGTGTAAAATAATCTGTGTAAGTATAAAACTTGCACAGATTATTTTAATATTGGATAATAAAAAATATTAAACACGAAAAGGACGAAAAAATGGCTAGAAAAAACTCTGAACAAGAACAGCTTGCCCAAGAAATTATTGCAAAATATCAACCAAAATCTGTCGAAGATATGCAAAATGCCTTAAAAGATATTTTCGGACCGATGTTCCAAGCAATGCTAAAAGGTGAATTAGATCACCATCTTGGTTATTCAAGTAATGATCGTGGTGAAAAAGAATCCTCAAATCGTCGTAATGGGTATTCACAAAAAACTCTTAAAAGTTCTTTGGGTTCTATTCCAATTGATGTTCCGCGTGATCGTCAAGCGACTTTTAAGCCACAAATTATACCCAAACATAAAACCAATGTATCTGACATTGAGCAAAAAGTTTTAGCGATGTATGCGCGTGGACTCAGTCAACGAGATATAGCCGCAACGATTGAAGATATCTATGGTTTTGAAATATCTCATGAACAAATTTCAATCATCACAGATAAAATATTAGAAGAGCTCGATCAATGGCAAAAACGTCCCTTAAATCCATTCTATCCATTTGTTTTTGTCGACTGCATGTACGTGACAATTCGAAAAGATTATGAAGTTAAGAGTTGCGCAGTTTATACGATTCTTGGGTACAACATGGATGGTCATAAAGATATCTTAGGATTATGGATCAATGAAAATGAAAGTAAGCATACCTGGATGCAAATCTTCGATGAGCTCAAGGCTAGAGGAATACAAGATATCGGATTCATCTGTATGGATGGATTGAGCGGATTAGAAGATGGAGCTAAAGCAATATTTAAAGACGTAAATGTACAGAGATGTATCGTGCATTTAATAAGAAATTCTATAAAATATGTTCCAAGTAAGGACTATAAGGGATTTACAGCCCAGTTAAAGAAAGTATATGGAGCTTCAAGTTTAAAAGCGGCAATTGCGGAATTTGAGCGATTTAAAGTGGCGTGGGCAAACTATCCTGGAGCCGTTAGCGTATGGGAACGGAATTTCTCACATATAGAGCAGCTTTTTAATTACGGTAGTGCAGTGCGAAAGATTATGTACACAACAAATGCCATAGAAAGCGTGAATTCAAGTTTCCGAAAAGTGACAAAAAAAGGAGCGTTTCCAAATGAAAACGCCATACTGAAAGTATTGTATTTACGAGTTACAGAACTTTATAAAAAATGGCATGATCGCCCAGTTCTCAATTGGTCTATGGTTCGAAACCAACTTTCAATTGATACTAGGATTCAGCCGATTTTTCAAAAATATGAACAACACTTTTAATCTTGTTACACAAAATTCTTGACACTCCCGAGAAATT from Massilibacillus massiliensis carries:
- a CDS encoding DedA family protein, encoding MEQFTEIFINFINAWGYIAVAALMGLENACVPIPSELILGFAGYLIFIGQMDFTGALVAGMVGGMAGSIFAYSVGHYGGHSFVIRYGKFLLVKKSHVDVAQRWFDKYGIKAVFFSRMLPIVRTFISLPAGFAHVDLKKFIFYTFLGSLPWTILMLGAGVMLGESWRFLTQIGHELSIVFLGVVAVVLLILYMRHRRRRKEHEEGDL
- a CDS encoding DUF362 domain-containing protein, with product MTAFTTGCSADKLNQTMGNDNLNGNRGNSGNAKVFFTNDMSAKGLISIYSHINQGITGNVAIKLHTGEPHGPNLLPIDLIKGLQATIPNSTIVECNVLYSSPRQVTETHRKVINTNGFTFCPVDIMDAEKDIMLSVPVIKERISKGLIENPEKHITEVPVGSHLLNYDSMLVYTHFKGHAMGGFGGSLKNIGIGVASKEGKHVIHGDGWPIGKEFLERMVESGFAITDHFGQHITYINVLKNMSVDCDCDAHGAPPTCNDIGILASTDILAIDQASIDLVYKLPKDQRHDLVERIESREGLHQLAYMESLGMGSRKYDLIQI
- a CDS encoding MerR family transcriptional regulator — its product is MTISEVSEKYGMTQDTLRYYERVGLIPPVPRRSSGIRDYDEHSCGWVEFVRCMRSAGLPVEVLIEYVRLSQKGDETKEARKQLLIEERRRLDERILEMKAIRERLDFKIARYENLNEVTERL
- a CDS encoding ABC transporter permease, whose amino-acid sequence is MNENVWTEIINYFGSNTISYLVLVKGHISISFLALMIASIVGVFCGYICDKYRKCEKIMIPIFQVLRIIPSLAILVMLLPVLGVGFKSAMCALVLLAVPPILMNTVAGLREVPDFILETAYGMGMTKWQVLFKVRFPLAMPLLLTGIKTAMVEIIASATLASKIGAGGLGDIIFTGLGLFKIELLLIGGVSVAVLSIAAGTVLDMIDKLWGKYKYAGR
- a CDS encoding glycine betaine ABC transporter substrate-binding protein; the protein is MKSKLLLFAVGLAVLLLSITACGMNHSANEAREINTIRIGSKDFTENLVVGELYALALENAGYKVKRVQNIAGSIIHTSLIHNEIDLYPEYTGTGLLSVLKLNLKTDPEVVYQTVKEEYQKQFNLIWLQYAKANDGQGLVIRTEVARKFGIVTISDLQKYAKEIRFASQGEFDQREDGMPALEKVYGTFQWKSSKIYDNGLKYQVLENAEADVGPAYTTEGQLVNSDKFQLLEDDKHVWPPYNLAPVVRDNVIKEHPDIAEILNKVNSRLDTKTVTALNAKVDVDKKEFEKVAREFYDSIK
- a CDS encoding ABC transporter ATP-binding protein, which translates into the protein MIETAIEFKSVVKKFNNAGYNAVDHVSLSIQEGEFVTILGSSGCGKTTLLKMINRLYEPNEGEIQLYGEDVATVNVIDLRRHIGYVIQQVGLFPHMTIAENIATVPKLLKWDKEKIENRVRELLSLVELKPDIFMQRYPVQLSGGQQQRVGLARAMAADPKIMLLDEPFGAVDAITRINLQNELLRIHEKLHNTFVLVTHDIHEAFALGDRTVIMHEGKIRQIDTPENIKRDPADDFVSSLIDSSKRR
- a CDS encoding ABC transporter permease, whose translation is MLVYLLNYPDKLGMAILEHLEIVIITTMISLPLAAFLTVVALHSKFVEKIFIHLFSVIYSIPSLAFFAILIPLTGLGKITAIIVMVMYSQYILLRNFVSGLHEVDPSVIEAARGMGMTDRQILLKIQVPLARNALFTGIRLSIISTIGIATIAAFINAGGLGNILFDGLRSFNINKIMWGSILSAALAIGMNLFLSKVEKLCCRKMIWHKVCKKNGEPVLGADK
- a CDS encoding alpha/beta hydrolase yields the protein MIKQSLLIGDIPALLWGEKSEKVMIAVHGNMSSKSDIPIVILAEEAVALGYQVLSFDLPQHGDRKNEATPCKVQNCVLELYNIGKFAAQYAKEIHLFACSMGAYFSLLAYKDFSVQQSLFLSPVVDMYRILRDMMKWLQISEEKLRAEQEIPTPMGQTLYWDYYCYVKTNPIVNWESPTTILYGSEDKLCNFDEISSFVNRFHCSLEVMENGEHYFYTPKQLGVFRQWLKKYLVN
- a CDS encoding dicarboxylate/amino acid:cation symporter, whose protein sequence is MKKPLYKILYVQVLFAIAIGILLGHFYPSIAVAMKPFGDGFIKLIKMIIAPIIFCTVVLGIAGMDDMKKVGRVGGKTMLYFEIVSTVALFIGLVVVNVVKPGAGMNVDASTLDSASISAYATKAQSQSTVDFMMNIIPNSVVDAFAKGDILQVLLFSVIFGCALSYLGERAKPTVAMIENISLALFRVVSIIMKVAPIGAFGAIAFTIGKYGLASLLPLAKLMGSFYLTCFLFIFLVLGGIARFTGFSIVKFINYIKEELLIVLGTSSSETVLPRMMHKLEKLGCSKSVVGLVIPTGYSFNLDGTSIYLTMAAVFVAQATNTDLTLVEQLTMLAVLMVTSKGAAAVTGGGFITLAATLSVIPTVPVAGLALILGIDRFMSEARALTNLIGNGVAAVVISRTEKELDTEQLHRALDSDEPLEINEDLA
- a CDS encoding MarR family winged helix-turn-helix transcriptional regulator, with translation MRRKALEESYIPFQCMIIRNMNRFNIEGVTTAQYTILEILDKQGMKTTKELTEIRGISQAGMSKLTKRLLDKKYIFQQRRENDRRIYDITITQSGKEFLKNAEQFRNKTMDVIEHALSEDELSCFIKLCKKITGTHKNE
- a CDS encoding IS256 family transposase, with amino-acid sequence MARKNSEQEQLAQEIIAKYQPKSVEDMQNALKDIFGPMFQAMLKGELDHHLGYSSNDRGEKESSNRRNGYSQKTLKSSLGSIPIDVPRDRQATFKPQIIPKHKTNVSDIEQKVLAMYARGLSQRDIAATIEDIYGFEISHEQISIITDKILEELDQWQKRPLNPFYPFVFVDCMYVTIRKDYEVKSCAVYTILGYNMDGHKDILGLWINENESKHTWMQIFDELKARGIQDIGFICMDGLSGLEDGAKAIFKDVNVQRCIVHLIRNSIKYVPSKDYKGFTAQLKKVYGASSLKAAIAEFERFKVAWANYPGAVSVWERNFSHIEQLFNYGSAVRKIMYTTNAIESVNSSFRKVTKKGAFPNENAILKVLYLRVTELYKKWHDRPVLNWSMVRNQLSIDTRIQPIFQKYEQHF